Sequence from the Panicum virgatum strain AP13 chromosome 5N, P.virgatum_v5, whole genome shotgun sequence genome:
TCTTGCTGACCGCGTCCGCCAGCTTgagcccctcctccaccgcgcgcTCCTTCCAGTGCTCGCACTGCCGCTCCCGCTCCGCCTTCGCCTTGGCCTCCGCcaccctcgcccgcgccgcctcgaTCCTGCGCTCGGCCTCGCGGGCGACCTTCTCCTTGTGCTCGGCCCTCGCCTTCTCGTCCTCATCGTCTCGACGGTCTCCGCCCCTCGCCACCTTCTCCTCCCTCGGCTGCTGCTGtgacgggggcggcggcgccacgggcTTGGCCTTGGCGGCCTTGTCGTCTTCCTCTTTGCGTGCCGCCGTCAAGCTCGCCCTCTCCGCCGCCTCGATCGTCCTCCGCTGCTCCGTCTCCGCCTCATCACGGCCAACCTGCTTCGCCGCCCTGTCATCTAGAGCAGCAGCTGGCTTACCACCGCCGGGGACTCGCGCCTCCTCCTTTGCCTGcgtcgatggaggaggcagcggcgtcgcggcgggtTGTTGCTCTTGCTCCTGCTGCAGCTTGGGCACTCTGATCGTGAGCACGGTGCCATCGAAGCGGCCGGAGACGCCGTCGAGGTTGGCCGTGTTGGGCAGCTGGAACGCCTTGTGGAGCCGCACCGCcttggccccgccgccggccccgggcGCGGGCCTCCGCTGGCCGATGACGGTGAG
This genomic interval carries:
- the LOC120677015 gene encoding caldesmon-like encodes the protein MAASRQAPAAAENVDPVYEWLDDGDSYLLNLNLPEFKKEDFRVHVDGEGRLTVIGQRRPAPGAGGGAKAVRLHKAFQLPNTANLDGVSGRFDGTVLTIRVPKLQQEQEQQPAATPLPPPSTQAKEEARVPGGGKPAAALDDRAAKQVGRDEAETEQRRTIEAAERASLTAARKEEDDKAAKAKPVAPPPPSQQQPREEKVARGGDRRDDEDEKARAEHKEKVAREAERRIEAARARVAEAKAKAERERQCEHWKERAVEEGLKLADAVSKKTEVIATAVAAFTLGVFVSHKLFSRS